One genomic region from Yamadazyma tenuis chromosome 4, complete sequence encodes:
- the SSF1 gene encoding rRNA-binding ribosome biosynthesis protein (COG:J; BUSCO:EOG09263NE7; EggNog:ENOG503NU9X) produces MARRRQKTRTHKKLTAEELAKIPKSMVLRLGSSLKNHSLSSLVRDFRYVMQPHTAINLRERKSNKLKDFIVMAGPLGVSDLFVFKQSESTGNLSLRIGKMPRGPMLQFKINSYSLVKDVQKILKHPKTVGKDSPEFLNPPLLVLNGFSGKMSEAPPHEKLMVTVFQNMFPPIQPQSTRVTSIKRILMINKDPETQEISLRHYAIDTKLVDTSRNIKKLINSHHNLKKSLPIMTKNEDVSDLLLDPYSVGGMTSDSEVEDDAIVDINEENQASATKKVPDQQQPQEITRKKAIKLTELGPRINMSLVKIEEKLTGTSKTIYHSKIVKTPAELKNLEKSAGIKRKLKAERRAKQLENVQAKKDKKDEKKARKKARIADENGENRDIEQDQSSDSDSDSDGPDVDQYEIDSDLYSE; encoded by the coding sequence ATGGCCAGAAGAAGACAGAAAACAAGAACCCATAAGAAGCTCACGGCAGAagagttggccaagatcCCCAAGTCGATGGTGCTCAGACTCGGGCTGTCGTTAAAAAACCACTCGTTGAGCCTGCTTGTGAGAGATTTTAGATATGTGATGCAGCCTCACACGGCCATCAACTTGAGAGAAAGAAAGAGTAATAAGTTGAAGGATTTCATCGTCATGGCCGGACCGTTGGGCGTCAGCGACTTGTTCGTATTCAAGCAATCGGAATCTACTGGTAACTTGTCGCTCAGAATCGGAAAGATGCCCAGAGGACCTATGTTGCAATTCAAGATAAATCTGTATTCATTGGTAAAAGACGTTCAAAAGATCTTAAAACACCCCAAGACAGTTGGTAAGGACTCTCCCGAGTTTCTTAACCCGCCATTGCTTGTGTTGAACGGATTCCTGGGTAAAATGAGTGAAGCCCCGCCTCATGAGAAATTGATGGTAACGGTGTTCCAAAACATGTTTCCTCCTATCCAGCCCCAACTGACAAGGGTCACCAGCATCAAAAGAATTTTAATGATCAACAAGGATCCCGAAACTCAGGAGATCTCCTTGAGACACTATGCCATCGACACCAAACTTGTCGACACTTCTCGTAACAttaagaagttgatcaactctCATCACAATTTAAAGAAAAGCCTCCCTATAATGAccaaaaatgaagatgtcagtgacttgttgttggacCCATACTCGGTCGGCGGAATGACCTCCGATAGTGAAGTGGAAGACGATGCCATTGTCGACATTAACGAAGAAAACCAGGCATCTGCCACAAAAAAGGTTCCCGATCAGCAACAACCACAAGAAATCACCCGTAAAAAGGCCATCAAGCTCACGGAGTTGGGCCCCAGAATCAATATGAGCTTGGTCAAGATCGAAGAGAAGTTGACCGGCACCTCCAAGACCATTTATCACTCCAAGATTGTCAAGACGCCAGctgagttgaagaacttggagaaacTGGCCGGAATCAAGAGAAAGTTGAAGGCCGAAAGAAGAGCCAAGCAATTGGAGAATGTTCAAGCCAAAAAAGACAAAAAGGATGAGAAAAAGGCTAGAAAGAAGGCTAGAATTGCcgatgaaaatggtgaaaatCGGGACATTGAGCAAGATCAGTCcagtgacagtgacagtgacagtGACGGACCCGACGTCGATCAATATGAGATTGATAGTGATTTGTATAGTGAGTAG
- a CDS encoding uncharacterized protein (EggNog:ENOG503Q3D7) encodes MDPSNHKDILTEQLLHLVDQYESLANTSFRTNFIDGFLNLSRANFNGGGLRTYGVKDFDLRSYLACKNIKSGPNLELEDYLQRQESKKHDKEPEYTKKDQTTKQNQNTAVSSSVHRSKNESISHTEEFGNSLYKDPINQFGALVPYQLREAQASFNLALINSVELVNLQNKISSIISQIEQL; translated from the coding sequence ATGGATCCCTCCAACCACAAAGACATTCTAACTGAACAGCTCCTACACCTCGTCGACCAGTACGAGTCGCTTGCCAACACCTCGTTTAGaaccaacttcatcgatgGTTTCCTTAACCTCAGCAGAGCCAACTTCAACGGTGGTGGTTTGCGGACCTATGGCgtcaaagactttgacCTCAGATCATATTTGGCCTGTAAAAACATCAAATCCGGCCCAAATCTCGAGCTTGAGGACTACCTCCAACGCCAGGAACTGAAGAAACACGACAAGGAACCCGAATACACCAAAAAGGaccaaaccacaaaacaaaaccaaaacacCGCTGTGTCTTCGAGTGTCCACCGCTCAAAGAATGAAAGTATCAGCCACACGGAGGAGTTTGGAAACTCGCTATACAAAGACCCAATTAACCAATTCGGTGCCCTCGTGCCGTACCAATTGAGAGAAGCACAGGCgtctttcaacttggcccTAATAAATTCGGTGGAATTGGTAAACCTCCAGAACAAAATCTCCAGCATCATCAGCCAGATCGAACAATTATAA
- the PCD1 gene encoding 8-oxo-dGTP diphosphatase (COG:L; EggNog:ENOG503NXJP), translating to MSESPLNTITKYNFPHYDNQPTSVWNRLPVSRRSAVFVLLFLGKLGELRVVLTKRSSKLRNFPGHISFPGGKSDNGLESEWHTARREMEEEIGLSANNEYLLKNFGFEIDHLNVMPSYLSRTFSAVRPCVGFMRFAADTSGADLIHNLKVNLNPGESSSVFSCPLQDFLYPISDRDSLECIEKQSFRMSWGGIPWMLRTYTFPQLVAGEASWLQEVQGLSESESESELNSDSAELQGEESQAQSEEVPQTSRGSRKLNREKWGRLGSRRHSETNEKIYDVWGLTANILHDLANVVYTNNATNSEFGQEDLIYSIWHHGNQMREKKRSPEESQLIESRSRPDDLGFGDILPRTEFLRLKQLYK from the coding sequence ATGCTGGAATCACCTCTTaacaccatcaccaagtacaACTTCCCCCATTATGACAACCAACCGACGCTGGTATGGAACCGACTCCCGGTCCTGAGGCGGTCGGCGGTGTTTGTGCTTCTTTTCTTGGGAAAGTTGGGAGAATTGCGGGTGGTGCTCACCAAGCGCTCCTCCAAACTCAGGAATTTTCCTGGTCATATCTCCTTCCCTGGTGGTAAGAGTGACAACGGGTTGGAGCTGGAATGGCACACGGCCCGCCGCGagatggaagaagaaatcggCCTTTCGGCTAATAACGAATACCTCCTCAAAaattttgggtttgaaatcGACCATCTCAATGTGATGCCCAGTTACTTGTCACGAACATTTCTGGCTGTCCGCCCGTGCGTGGGGTTCATGCGGTTTGCTGCCGACACGTCGGGGGCAGATTTGATccacaacttgaaggtcAACTTGAATCCTGGAGAAAGTTCGTCGGTGTTCAGCTGTCCTCTCCAGGACTTTCTCTATCCGATTTCCGACCGAGACCTGTTGGAATGCATTGAAAAACAGAGTTTCCGGATGTCATGGGGTGGTATACCCTGGATGTTGCGAACGTACACATTCCCGCAATTGGTGGCAGGTGAGGCTTCTTGGTTGCAGGAAGTTCAAGGCCTTCTGGAgctggaactggaactggaactCAATAGCGACTCCGCCGAGCTCCAGGGAGAGGAGAGTCAGGCCCAGTCGGAAGAAGTCCCCCAGACGTCTCGGGGCTCGAGAAAACTCAATCGAGAAAAATGGGGCCGATTGGGCTCGAGACGGCATTCGGAAACAAATGAAAAGATATACGACGTTTGGGGCTTGACCGCCAACATTCTTCATGATCTTGCCAATGTCGTGTATACCAACAACGCCACGAACTCGGAGTTTGGACAAGAAGACCTCATCTATAGCATCTGGCATCATGGCAACCAGATGCGAGAAAAGAAGCGGTCACCAGAGGAGTCCCAGTTGATTGAGAGCCGGTCCCGGCCTGATGATTTGGGCTTCGGGGACATCTTGCCGCGGACAGAGTTTCTACGCTTGAAGCAGTTGTACAAGTAG
- the GPD1_2 gene encoding glycerol-3-phosphate dehydrogenase (COG:C; EggNog:ENOG503NVN7): MTTTPIKIVTPFRIAIIGSGNWGTAVAKLVAENTRDKPEIFQKSVNMWVFEEDINGEKLTDIINTKHENVKYLPGIQLPENLIANPDVVDTVKNADLLVFNIPHQFLPRVCKQLVGQVKPSVRAISCLKGLEVTQEGCKLLSQSITDTLGIHCGVLSGANIANEVAKEKWSETSIAYDLPKDFKGDGLDINEYVLREAFHRSYFHVNVIKDVVGASIAGALKNVVAIAAGLVEGAGWGDNAKAAVMRIGIKETIKFASYYEKFGIKTSLPPQATTFTEESAGVADLITTCSGGRNVRVARYMVEHGVSAWEAEKTLLNGQSSQGILTAKEVHELLENYKLQDEFPLFEATYKVIYENLDVNELPTLLEA; the protein is encoded by the coding sequence ATGACTACTACACCCATCAAAATCGTCACTCCTTTCAGAATCGCCATCATCGGCTCCGGAAACTGGGGAACTGCCGTCGCCAAACTCGTGGCCGAAAACACCAGAGACAAGCCCgaaatcttccaaaaaTCCGTAAATATGTGGGTATTTGAAGAGGACATAAACGGAGAGAAATTGACTGATATAATTAACACCAAGCACGAAAACGTCAAGTACTTGCCCGGTATTCAATTGCCCGAAAACTTGATCGCCAACCCCGACGTGGTAGACACCGTCAAAAATGCcgacttgttggtgttcaacATTCCTCATCAATTCTTACCCAGAGTTTGTAAACAACTTGTGGGACAAGTGAAACCTTCTGTCAGAGCCATTTCATGCTTGAAAGGGTTGGAAGTGACCCAGGAAGGATGTAAACTTTTGTCACAATCCATCACCGATACGTTGGGAATCCACTGTGGTGTATTATCAGGAGCCAACATCGCCAACGAGGtagccaaagaaaagtggTCGGAAACCTCCATCGCGTACGATTTGCCCAAGGACTTCAAAGGTGACGGGCTCGATATCAACGAGTACGTGTTGAGAGAAGCGTTTCATCGAAGTTATTTCCATGTCAACGTCATCAAGGACGTGGTGGGAGCCTCCATTGCTGGAGCTCTCAAGAATGTGGTTGCCATTGCTGCGGGATTGGTGGAAGGTGCCGGGTGGGGGGATAATGCTAAGGCAGCTGTCATGAGAATCGGAATcaaagaaaccatcaagtTTGCGTCTTACTACGAAAAGTTCGGCATTAAGACCTCATTACCTCCACAAGCAACCACCTTCACCGAGGAATCTGCGGGAGTCGCCGACTTGATCACCACCTGTTCCGGTGGGAGAAATGTTCGTGTGGCCCGGTATATGGTGGAACATGGAGTAAGTGCCTGGGAGGCTGAAAAGACCTTATTAAATGGACAATCGTCACAGGGGATCTTGACCGCCAAAGAGGTGCACGAGCTCTTGGAAAACTACAAGTTGCAAGATGAGTTCCCATTGTTCGAGGCCACCTACAAGGTGATCTATGAGAACTTGGATGTTAATGAATTACCAACCTTATTGGAAGCTTAG
- a CDS encoding uncharacterized protein (COG:S; EggNog:ENOG503P48Y), with translation MDSCGPSNAVKNLAQYSSRDTSLQNDVARGRGPMGPQSFRNTNVVDNNLNQQFQEFSGAPTTNFASQFMNQFNPGTIQRPGPPSQLPQAQQQGWVNDFSHMSLEQRQHQHHQQQHHQQHQQHHQQHQQQQYQQDWHSQFNSQTRSQPSQLSPNYTSFQLNTRSNLRTHFEPIAANMTEHRETHHLEQQNQQFEQHFQDIEKELAADTSDKQEFAMAAKSIHTTLSSQGSRNNEMADKLKNSEFMKLMDSISHRRVELSTQGDKLVDQQGNDVRDVALAHDREETVTHDRISINEPSTTSHANPILTGNPMMHYHDYPHTEQQVADPSQNSHLPDPLAHIPDGSLEGISEPLQAARIISGNQVKARNWMEDDDFLDMTDGMNQVSTSLDRMRQQEYEAYRHDDDYQ, from the coding sequence ATGGATTCGTGTGGTCCCTCTAATGCtgtcaagaacttggcaCAGTACTCGCTGCGTGACACGTCCCTCCAGAATGATGTCGCCCGTGGCCGGGGGCCTATGGGTCCTCAGTCCTTCAGAAACACCAATGTGGTGGataacaacttgaaccaaCAGTTCCAGGAGTTTAGTGGGgctcccaccaccaattttGCCTCGCAGTTCATGAACCAGTTCAATCCCGGTACGATCCAGCGGCCGGGTCCGCCGTCCCAGCTTCCCCAGGCCCAACAACAGGGATGGGTCAACGACTTCTCGCACATGTCTTTAGAGCAGAGACAGCATCagcatcatcaacaacaacatcatcaacaacatcaacaacatcatcaacagcatcaacaacaacaatatcaGCAGGACTGGCACTCCCAGTTCAACTCCCAAACCCGGTCTCAACCATCCCAACTCTCCCCCAATTACACCAGCTTCCAGCTCAATACCCGGAGCAACCTCCGGACCCATTTCGAGCCCATTGCCGCCAACATGACGGAACACAGAGAAACCCACCACTTGGAACAgcaaaatcaacaattcGAACAGCATTTCCAGGATATTGAAAAGGAACTCGCAGCAGACACCTCCGACAAACAAGAGTTTGCCATGGCTGCCAAGCTGATTCACACCACTCTAAGCTCCCAGGGACTGCGCAACAACGAAATGGccgacaagttgaagaactcggAATTCATGAAACTCATGGATTCGATCTCCCATCGGCGGGTCGAATTATCCACCCAAGGAGATAAGTTGGTGGACCAACAAGGCAATGATGTCCGAGACGTAGCACTTGCCCACGACCGGGAAGAGACGGTTACCCACGACCGGATACTGATAAACGAGCCTTCAACGACTTCCCATGCCAACCCGATTCTCACCGGCAACCCCATGATGCACTACCACGATTATCCTCATACGGAACAGCAGGTAGCCGACCCTCTGCAAAACAGCCATCTTCCCGACCCGCTTGCGCACATTCCAGACGGAAGTCTTGAAGGCATTTCGGAACCCCTCCAGGCGGCCCGGATTATTAGTGGAAATCAAGTGAAGGCCAGAAACTGGATGGAAGACGACGATTTTTTGGACATGACCGATGGGATGAACCAGGTGAGCACCTCTCTTGATCGGATGCGCCAGCAAGAATATGAAGCGTATCGGCACGATGACGATTATCAGTAG
- a CDS encoding uncharacterized protein (EggNog:ENOG503P174; COG:S), with protein MEGKKYTRSKAGCLSCRRRKKKCDETKPICNACKRLNLECSYVKDNLDWKITEPHRNLKNFTNYTTAKPISPGFESWSVYQEGLGSHSNLASHSNLVPHSNHTTAMALSSSLHHHGYVEPPPLGTFYENQRDHLSPLSSNVQPNEYLSPEPQAARNAQTWGTTPFHANDDVLYAFTGMLDFDMPPPPAMEAKKKKSGKWKSYEPR; from the exons ATGGAAGGGAAGAAGTATACCCGGAGCAAGGCTGGGTGTCTTCTGTGCCGCCGGCGGAA AAAAAAGTGTGATGAAACAAAACCCATTTGTAATGCTTGCAAGAGACTCAATTTGGAGTGTAGTTATGTTAAGGATAACCTCGACTGGAAGATTACAGAACCCCATCGAAACctcaagaacttcaccAACTACACCACCGCCAAACCCATCTCCCCCGGGTTTGAATCTTGGTCGGTATATCAGGAGGGTCTTGGATCCCACTCCAATCTTGCATCTCATTCCAATCTTGTACCTCATTCCAACCACACCACCGCCATGGCCTTGTCATCGTCgctccaccaccacggGTATGTGGAGCCGCCTCCTCTAGGAACCTTCTATGAAAACCAACGAGATCACTTACTGCCGCTCAGTCTGAATGTGCAACCCAACGAATATTTGTCTCCTGAACCGCAAGCCGCCAGAAACGCCCAAACCTGGGGAACCACCCCGTTTCACGCCAATGATGACGTTCTTTATGCCTTCACAGGCATGCTTGACTTTGATATGCCGCCTCCACCGGCCATGGAggccaaaaagaaaaagtcaGGAAAGTGGAAACTGTATGAGCCTAGGTAG
- a CDS encoding uncharacterized protein (COG:S; EggNog:ENOG503NVPV), with protein MMVASEDNHVDGFEPKFDLGTSDQDSNTSLPSDMDSEHYEQNTLQMDVGGFHEVPLDLRAITSEATSRQISRLQSRHSSVGDETSEPEVLHKTASEKDPKYARFSNKTKHVCLLISAMSGFLAPLSSLTILPAIPEIASRFNTTEEIINVSNAIYCVCMSLSPCIFSPCSDIYGRRYTFLFCSVMFCVSSALVAVSQNLAMFFVFRCMSGFFGTSFFSIGGHIVGDVYHPTQRGRAMAALVAGAQVGTGFGPVFGGIIVNFTSWRVILWVMMGAGAMVMVLAVFFLPETSVQTVHSLVLAEARKTNPSTRFVFVPFNPLRIMKALKYPNLSIDGFIAIATLYTMFQLQTPIRSVLEPRFHLDSPLYSGLFYLAPGMGYVTGSFIGGPWADWTVKRYMKKKGRRVPEDRLRTVLIPLGIMYPVSTMIYGWSIEYKKGGMAVPIIFLFMGGVAQTCIFPASNAYCVDSMPELGGDGIASSYFSRYVAAAVASASCLTSIKNIGLGWTCTITAIVLWIACGCAVVLIIWGEQMRIRALVKAGLRDADDLNSIQRQMVKRHKEI; from the coding sequence ATGATGGTAGCCCTGGAAGACAATCACGTGGATGGCTTCGAGCCCAAGTTCGATCTCGGTACGTCAGACCAGGACTCAAATACGTCTCTTCCTTCGGATATGGACTCCGAGCACTATGAACAAAACACTCTCCAAATGGACGTCGGAGGCTTCCACGAGGTTCCGCTCGACTTGCGAGCCATCACCTCCGAAGCCACGTCCCGCCAAATTTCCCGGCTCCAGTCTCGGCACTCATCGGTGGGAGATGAGACACTGGAACCCGAGGTGCTCCACAAAACTGCGTCTGAAAAAGACCCCAAATATGCCCGGTTCTCCAACAAAACCAAGCACGTATGCCTCCTTATCTCCGCCATGTCAGGCTTCTTGGCCCCGTTGTCGTCGTTGACGATTTTGCCTGCTATTCCCGAAATAGCCCTGCgtttcaacaccaccgagGAAATCATTAATGTCTCCAATGCCATCTACTGTGTGTGCATGTCGCTTCTGCCGTGCATCTTCTCGCCCTGCAGCGACATCTACGGCCGGCGCTACACATTTTTGTTCTGCAGCGTGATGTTCTGTGTGAGTTCGGCCTTGGTAGCGGTGTCTCAGAACTTGGCCATGTTCTTTGTGTTTCGGTGTATGAGTGGGTTCTTCGGGACCTCATTCTTCAGCATCGGGGGACACATTGTGGGCGACGTCTACCACCCGACCCAGCGTGGCAGAGCCATGGCGGCGTTGGTGGCAGGGGCTCAGGTGGGAACTGGGTTTGGTCCGGTGTTTGGGGGGATTATCGTCAACTTCACGTCCTGGCGAGTGATTCTCtgggtgatgatgggaGCTGGTGCCATGGTGATGGTGCTAGCGGTGTTTTTTTTACCGGAGACGTCGGTGCAGACGGTTCACTCGTTGGTACTAGCAGAAGCCCGCAAAACCAACCCATCCACCAggtttgtgtttgtaccCTTCAACCCGCTCCGTATCATGAAGGCATTAAAGTACCCCAACCTCTCGATCGATGGATTCATTGCCATTGCCACCTTGTACACCATGTTCCAGTTGCAAACGCCGATTCGCTCGGTGCTCGAGCCTCGTTTCCATCTAGACTCGCCGCTTTATAGTGGGCTTTTCTACTTGGCTCCTGGCATGGGATACGTCACCGGCAGCTTCATAGGCGGTCCGTGGGCCGACTGGACCGTCAAGCGGTACATGAAGAAAAAAGGTAGAAGGGTTCCTGAGGACCGGTTGCGAACAGTTCTTATCCCGTTGGGAATCATGTATCCCGTGAGCACCATGATATACGGATGGTCAATTGAGTACAAGAAGGGTGGCATGGCCGTGCCCATCATATTCTTGTTCATGGGTGGAGTGGCCCAAACGTGCATTTTCCCGGCTTCAAATGCCTATTGTGTGGACTCGATGCCTGAGCTCGGGGGAGATGGTATTGCCAGCAGCTACTTCTCGCGGTACGTGGCGGCGGCGGTGGCATCAGCGTCGTGCTTGACGagcatcaagaacatcGGGTTGGGGTGGACTTGCACCATCACCGCCATTGTGCTTTGGATAGCTTGTGGGTGTgcggtggtgttgattaTCTGGGGAGAGCAAATGAGGATACGGGCGTTGGTGAAGGCCGGGCTCCGTGATGCCGACGACCTCAACAGTATCCAGAGACAGATGGTGAAGAGACACAAGGAGATTTAA